One genomic segment of Accipiter gentilis chromosome 29, bAccGen1.1, whole genome shotgun sequence includes these proteins:
- the GOLT1A gene encoding vesicle transport protein GOT1A: MVPLTDCQRIGVGLVGFGLFFVLFGMLLYFDSVLLAFGNILFLSGLVFIIGFRRTFTFFFQRPKLKGTSFFMGGVLIVLMRWPLLGMLLEAYGFITLFRSFFPVAFGFLGSLANIPVLSKLLQKVGDSSSMV; encoded by the exons ATGGTGCCTCTGACCGACTGCCAGC GGATCGGCGTGGGACTGGTTGGCTTCGGCCTCTTCTTCGTCCTTTTTGGGATGCTCTTGTATTTTGACTCGGTGCTCTTGGCCTTTGGGAAT ATCCTCTTCCTCTCCGGCTTGGTCTTCATCATCGGCTTCAGGAGGaccttcactttctttttccaaCGGCCAAAGCTGAAGGGCACCAGCTTCTTCATGGGAGGGGTCCTCATCGTCCTCATGCGGTGGCCTCTCCTGGGCATGCTGCTGGAGGCTTACGGCTTCATCACCCTCTTCAG GAGTTTTTTCCCAgtggcttttgggtttttgggttcgCTGGCAAACATCCCTGTGCTGAGCAAG CTCTTGCAGAAGGTGGGAGACAGCAGCTCCATGGTGTGA